GGTGGCAACACCATCAGTAATATTCCTAGACCTACCACTCGGGGAAAATTTTGAGGATCTTTAAAAACGGGAAATCAAGAAGTCCGGTTGGAAGAGACAGTTCTCATCTAAGTTGGAAAAATCATCATACTAATTTACACGATCTAACAACCAAATAAGTTACATGTTCTTATTCTATATGCTTAAGTTAGTATCTGATAAGCTGGAATACATAATGAGAGCCTTCCTGTGAGAAAAGGAGGGGGAATAGAAGAATCATTTGGTAGAATGGAGAAACATAACAATTCCCATAAACAAAGAGGGTAGAAATCCCAGAAATATCTACATTTACTACAGCACTCTTGCAGAAGTGTTTGTTGAGATTTGCTTTAAGAAAAATGGTTTATGAAATCTTAAACATGGAGCAACATGAAAGACATGGTTTACTGAGGAAGTTATGAAGTCCTACTAGGTAGCATAAGGGAGGGCGTCACGAAGGGAAAACACGCTCTTTAAGCACATTTACTGTACTGCAAGTAATGGTAAGCAGACTCAATCATCTTTGAGAAGATGTGTGGCATGGAGGAACAACTTTACATGAGACGTTTCCACATGTGTATAGGTTGGCGAATGATAGAGACTATGTTACCTAACTATTTGAGAAGGAACGGCCAGGGAATCGTATGAGATGTAAATTTAGGAGAGCTTTTCATGGTCGGGATTAGAGTTTACGCAAATACTCTACAAGTGACGTGTAAGGGTAAACAAGAAGATAGGGAGGTACAGAAGAGAAAGGGGGTGAGATCATTCTTGGTGAAATCTTGCTACAAGGAAAGGGAAGGGAACAAAAGAAAGGCGTGGCAGAGAATATCATATGTAAGAGCACTTAAAAAGGTGGCTCCTTTTGGTGTGCCATGAGGGACGCAATACGACTGGTAGACAGTTTTTAAGGAAAGGAGAATCTTGATGTGTGAAAAAAGAGGTGGAAAAACATAAATCACAGCCCACTTATTGAAAACTCACTTCACAACTATCGAATCTTGTGTGTTCTATATTTGATGCTTTGTACATGTTCCCGAAGACAAAGACTGAGACAATCAAGAAAAGAAGCTACTGAGGATTAGTTATCAAGGGGAAAAAAAACTACAGAAGATTAGCAAAGAGAAGCTGAAAGCTACACCACCATGTGCTTTATCATCAGTGCGGAACAATAGAAATAGGATAATGTTTTATATCAGCACGAGATATGAGCAGTTCAACAGGTTCATTTTTCTTTCATGTACTTTTTTGGCGTAAACAGAAAATACCAGGTTTTATAGATGTTCTGGATAGGTCATTAGTTGATTGAAGGTCAGCCTCCACATGCACATACTTTTAACAGCAACTTGATGCATTGTATGAAAGATAATTATTggatttaccaaaaaaaaaaagggagctCGGGGACGAGTTTAAAAGATCATACTCATTCCGAAAGAACATAGGTGAAAAGTATGATGGAGGAAGAGCGTTCTGTCCAATACATTGTAAAAGCATGAGCTTAGGCCTATGATGTGACACGAAGAAAGAAGCATCTTAAATCCTGCAGGTCAATACTTGGACATATAAGTAAGAATGTTTTCGACTTCGCAATTCTGGTTCCCAATCTTGAACTAAGAAAAACATCACCCACAACTACCCCAAAATAAACGGACACAGAAGCACACGCGCATTCTTTACTTCCTAACTTCCTCCATTGTACTTGTCCTGTTCATTTCCCCAgctttccaaatcaatcctatTACAAAGCTTTGGTATTCCAAAAGAAACAATCATTAATCCTCAATTCCTCACCAAAAAGAAAGAGTGAGAATTACACGTAGCACATTTATTTCCtagctcaaaaagaaaaaatcatcaGCGACTTATGCAGCGCTAAGGATAAAAAGGACCAGCAATCGCACAAACATGAACCTAAAACGTATTTCACCAAAACCCAacaaaaaccctaattttctaGCTCAAAGCCATTGCCTAAAATGTAAAAAAAGCAAAGAGAAACTCAAAATGGTGAAACGTTAATATACCTTAGAAGGATCAACTTTCTGGAAGTTTTTGACACAGTTGATAACACGATCAGTGACTTCAGACCTGTCGAGAAAGGAGCCCCTCACTTCCTCCGAGAAATGGCGTCTGAATACCTGTGTAAATGCGGTGCCGACGAGCCTTCTAGGGTTTCCCACTGCTGCAGGCCGAGCTTCCACTCTCAGGTACTTCAGCAATGCATTCCTCGCCGCCATTGAAACTCAAAtagttagagagagagagaaagtggAAATGTTCTCAAGAGTCTGCAGGACAAGCAGAGGGCACGCTAGAGGTTTCACGATCGGTTTCTTGGGTAAATACATAAAGGGTTTCAAGTTTTCAATATTTGTGTATTGACTCCCTCCATTTTTAACTCTCCACTCAAGCCTATTAAATTTCTTTTTTGGACAGaaaggaaaatatatatatttatattagcATTGTCTAAGAACTAGTCTTTGGTAGAAAAACCAGCATTGCATATACGTTGTCTGGTTGTTAAATAAGGAAATTTAATCTATGGATAAAACTCAGCCTAGGATATTAAAATGCTTGGTtaacattttacttttttttaaaaactagtTTTTCGACGTGTATATCAAGTCATGTAATACATGATTTTAATAATATCAATACTATTAGTATAACAAAGCTTTGAGTAGGTATAACTGAAATAATAAAGTATAAGCTTCTGTGAATAACATAGATTTGAGACTGCATTTAGTAAGTATTTCAGCATTTGTTACCTCAGCATCATTGATCCTGGTGATTCTAATATCATTAAAAGCATGTCTGCGACCAATGAGATAGCAGTTGATGTTAGATCGTTCTTCTCATGGATTCTGCTCAATCTTAATTTGGGGAATCTTAATGACATGAATTTTTTTTCCGAAAGAAAAAATTAGCGGATGCATGTGTATCAACGGTTATAAGTtcggactatatatatatatatatatacacgtgtaAAGAAAGTTAAAAGTAATATTTTCGAAAATGTATGTAGCAGCCCCAGTTATACACTTCCTTTATTCTGTGAATCCTTGTTTATTCTGAAATTGGTACGTTGATGTGCAGTAAATGCCTTCAAATAACGGACTAAATTTGATGGTTGGTCTGAGCTAAATTTCTCTTTTGGAAACCTAAGACTTGAAAAGATAATTTGAACATGCATGATGAATGCTACCAGCTTCAACTAATGTCAAATATTGGAAAAGATCTATTAACCTTTGTTTAGTTTTAACTGTCATTTACATCATCTGTGTTCTATATACCTACAATAAGGAGAGTTATCTATTTTGCATTAGTATTTCGAACATGCACCTATTTTCTTACCATGTATAAGTTATTGTTGATTTTGTTCTATATCAAGAGTGCAACTACTTGTACAATAATTTACCTTATTAGATTTAACCGTCAAGGAACCTGAATTTAAACTACTTGTAAACTACATGTCCTTTGCTTCTCCTGCTCTCAATTAGCACAAATAATGAGTAATATACTGTGTGTAATATGAAGTCCATCTCAGATAACATTTAAACAAATGCCCACTAATGTAATCATTTCCACATGCTATATTTTCATGTTCAAAGCTTTTCATGAGAATGTCATAGGAATATAGGAAGCGCCTAAAGACAATTTACTCCTAATACTTGTGAAGGGAATAAATGCAGTGATTAAAAAGAATTTGCTGGAAATCTACAGATATTAATTACAGACAAAAAAAAACTGTGCAAGACTCCATCAGCGTTAGGTATAAATTTGGTGACCAAAAAGAATcttctttatttttgaaaagCATCTTACCACTAAAACTTTCACCAGTAGATAACAAAGTCTTTGAACTATGGTAAACATACTTGAACACAAGCAACAATAAATAGTAAAAAGGTAAATTAAAACAATACTGTGTAAGCCTTACCAAACACAACATTGCACTAATTGTTTGATTCTTCATATCAAGATGAGCATATTTGCTCGACCAACCATGAAATTTGTCGCAGAAACCTGTATTGTTAGGTTATGCAGTATATATATTTACATTCTATATTAGATATAAAACATATTAAATAAAATTGAGCAGCAAAtagtaaagaaaaagaaatgctAGAGTAATTAAAGCACTTGCCCTCTTTTGGACTGTGACAAGTGCGACGATGAATATTTCTAGAGCGCCGTCAACTTTTTCGGTAATTGTCCAGAAGAAAGAATTTGTGTAAAACCATCCACACAAAAAGAGAATCATTTGACTCACTAACAAAAAGTGTGCAAATAAAATTAATTGAAGTGGAAATTTGTGTGAAGCTTTTGACGTGCAAATAAAATTGATTGAAGTGGAAATTTGTGTGAAGCTTTTGACGTTTCAAGAAGAAGGTTTATCATCGTACGATGATGATGACCTTTTTTTTACAGTTGATGATAGAGATCAACTTCAGTCTTGTTGCTTCCACATCGTTTGAAGTGGATACTTGCGActgttaatgaaaattgaaacgGTGGCTTTGTTTGTAGCAGCAACAATAACAACGAAAAAGTGAaatttcactagtggggtctgagaaATATAGAGTGTACGTAGATCTTACCCTACCTCGAGGGTAGAaagactgtttccgaaagaccctcgactcaagaagacgaaaaaaggaaatatattagtaccatagaAAAAAAACAGCATCTTAAGAGGAACGAAATAGATGGAAAGCACAATAATAACCAGTAGATAAAGCCCGGCACTAAGAGGAATAAAAGAGTATTGAGAACTCAACACTaaccactagcagtctaagacTAAATCCTAACACACTAGCCTCACTCTGGTGCGCCGTAGAAATATGTACAACTAGCTCTTAACCTATATTCTTAATACTCGACCTCCTCAACTTCGTGTCTacggtcatgtcctcggtaatctAAAGccacgccatgtcctgcctgatcacctttCCCCAATAcatcttaggccgccctctacctctcctcgtacccaccaaaG
The sequence above is drawn from the Nicotiana tabacum cultivar K326 chromosome 13, ASM71507v2, whole genome shotgun sequence genome and encodes:
- the LOC107779793 gene encoding acyl carrier protein 2, mitochondrial-like is translated as MAARNALLKYLRVEARPAAVGNPRRLVGTAFTQVFRRHFSEEVRGSFLDRSEVTDRVINCVKNFQKVDPSKVTPNAHFQNDLGLDSLDTVEVVMALEEEFGFEIPDNEADKINSINLAVDFIASHPQAK